A part of Bacillus thuringiensis genomic DNA contains:
- a CDS encoding EamA family transporter has product MLRYSLLVLLGACSYGILAIFVKLAYAEGFSLGEVIGSQYMFGWIILLAITLLFSRHRVPLKQALILFIAGTSASFTGIFYYASLKTVPASIAIILLFQFVWVGIIIEAVATKTLPSREKVISVIFLLAGTFLSSGLLEKSAGDFDTTGIILGLLSAITFATYIFVSGKVAVEVPSLPRGVLLMTGALTLVMIVFPPTFIFNGAISEGLWKYGLGLGTFSIVIPSIAFTIGIPKIGSGLATILGAAELPVTTIMSVFVLKEAVLSSQWFGVSLILIGIAIPQIAYAMRGRYRKHHTPKKLAA; this is encoded by the coding sequence ATGCTTCGTTATTCTCTTTTAGTTTTATTAGGAGCGTGTAGTTATGGGATTTTAGCTATTTTCGTTAAACTTGCATATGCAGAAGGTTTTTCACTTGGAGAGGTAATTGGCAGCCAATATATGTTCGGTTGGATTATTTTACTGGCTATTACACTTCTATTTTCTAGACATCGTGTTCCATTAAAACAAGCGTTAATTTTATTCATTGCAGGAACATCTGCAAGCTTCACTGGCATTTTTTATTATGCTTCATTAAAAACTGTGCCCGCATCTATTGCAATTATCCTTTTATTCCAATTCGTTTGGGTCGGAATTATTATTGAAGCAGTTGCAACAAAAACATTACCTTCAAGAGAAAAAGTTATTTCCGTTATTTTCTTACTTGCAGGTACATTTTTATCAAGTGGTTTACTAGAAAAATCAGCAGGTGATTTCGATACGACTGGAATCATACTAGGATTATTATCTGCCATTACATTTGCAACATACATTTTTGTGAGCGGAAAAGTTGCTGTTGAAGTACCTTCATTACCACGTGGTGTTCTCTTAATGACTGGCGCTTTAACTTTAGTAATGATTGTATTCCCGCCAACATTTATTTTTAACGGTGCAATTTCTGAAGGACTTTGGAAATACGGTTTAGGTTTAGGAACATTTAGTATCGTTATTCCGTCTATCGCCTTTACAATCGGTATTCCAAAAATAGGTTCTGGGTTAGCGACTATTCTTGGTGCAGCAGAACTACCAGTTACAACAATTATGTCTGTATTCGTTTTAAAAGAAGCTGTGCTATCTTCACAATGGTTCGGTGTATCACTTATTTTAATTGGTATTGCAATCCCGCAAATTGCCTACGCAATGCGTGGACGTTATCGTAAACATCATACCCCAAAAAAACTGGCAGCATAA
- a CDS encoding M20 peptidase aminoacylase family protein yields the protein MAANLKQLTEMLISIRRNLHEHPELSYEEFETTKTIKNWLEEKNITIIHSSLETGVIAEISGNNRGPIIAIRADIDALPIQEETNLPYASKIPGKMHACGHDFHTAAIIGAAYLLKEKESSLSGTVRFIFQPAEESSNGACKVIEAGHLHGVQAIFGMHNKPDLPVGTIGIKDGPLMAGVDRFEIEIHGVGTHAAVPDAGVDPIVASSQIVMALQTIVSRNISSSHNAVVSVTNIHSGNTWNVIPEKATLEGTVRTFQTETREKIPALMKRIIQGVSDALGVKTEFRFYAGPPAVHNDTSLTNLSSQVAEKMNLKIISPTPSMAGEDFSFYQQEIPGSFVFMGTSGTHEWHHPAFTVDERALPISAEYFALLAEKALKQFA from the coding sequence GTGGCAGCAAATCTAAAGCAATTAACTGAGATGCTAATTTCTATTCGTCGAAATTTACATGAGCATCCAGAATTATCATACGAAGAATTTGAAACGACGAAGACTATAAAAAATTGGTTAGAAGAGAAAAACATTACGATTATACATTCTAGTTTAGAAACAGGCGTTATTGCTGAAATTTCAGGGAATAATAGGGGACCCATTATAGCAATCCGTGCTGATATCGATGCCCTTCCTATTCAAGAAGAAACAAATTTACCGTACGCTTCAAAAATTCCCGGTAAAATGCATGCTTGTGGGCATGATTTTCATACAGCTGCTATTATAGGTGCCGCTTATTTATTAAAAGAAAAAGAATCTTCTCTTAGCGGAACTGTACGCTTTATATTCCAGCCAGCTGAAGAAAGTAGCAATGGTGCTTGCAAAGTAATTGAAGCCGGGCATTTACATGGTGTACAAGCTATTTTCGGTATGCATAATAAACCCGATTTACCAGTAGGCACAATCGGTATTAAAGATGGTCCACTGATGGCCGGAGTTGATCGATTTGAAATTGAAATTCACGGAGTTGGTACACATGCAGCTGTACCAGATGCTGGGGTTGATCCTATTGTCGCGTCCTCTCAAATTGTTATGGCACTCCAAACAATTGTAAGCCGAAATATAAGCTCTTCACATAATGCCGTCGTCAGTGTCACAAACATCCATTCAGGAAATACGTGGAACGTTATTCCTGAAAAAGCAACGCTGGAAGGAACTGTACGTACATTCCAAACTGAAACACGTGAAAAGATTCCTGCACTAATGAAACGTATTATTCAAGGGGTTTCTGATGCATTAGGTGTAAAAACAGAATTTCGTTTTTATGCAGGTCCTCCTGCTGTCCATAACGATACATCTTTAACAAACTTATCCTCTCAAGTTGCTGAAAAAATGAATTTAAAAATCATCTCCCCTACCCCGTCAATGGCCGGAGAAGATTTTTCTTTTTACCAACAAGAAATACCTGGTTCATTTGTCTTTATGGGAACGAGTGGTACACACGAATGGCATCATCCAGCTTTTACAGTAGACGAGCGAGCTTTACCTATAAGTGCAGAATACTTCGCTTTATTAGCTGAAAAAGCACTTAAACAATTTGCATAA
- a CDS encoding ABC transporter permease: MFNLVYNELYKIFKRKRTIIPFAVIAVLIIGLGWVTVKYLEPETKGWKADYTERTVEIEKKLGMKKEAILVERSGDELVKEYQLKMKHLDTDTAPASSSPLSFMRDTGFIVFPILLPFILVYASTIFANEYSWGTYKFLTIRPASRFKILTAKFLAIVIFAALLFIFNMIFSILCGLVIYKFQQPAWSEFIFQDGNIIKQNIFVEASKYYILSWLPTIVYAAFAFMISVLTRSSGGAIGISLFLALSGNIALLAATRYDWAKYLLPANTDLYSISKNGSFIDGVTFPFASCMLLLYLFVFLSISYTVFLKRDLT, encoded by the coding sequence TTGTTTAATTTAGTATATAATGAACTGTATAAAATATTTAAGCGAAAGCGAACGATTATTCCATTTGCAGTTATTGCAGTATTAATAATTGGATTAGGATGGGTTACGGTCAAGTATTTAGAACCGGAAACAAAAGGATGGAAAGCCGATTATACAGAACGAACTGTAGAAATAGAGAAAAAGCTAGGCATGAAAAAAGAAGCTATTTTAGTGGAACGATCTGGGGATGAGCTGGTCAAGGAATATCAGCTCAAGATGAAACATTTAGATACAGATACAGCACCGGCAAGCAGCTCGCCGCTTTCTTTCATGAGAGATACAGGTTTTATCGTATTTCCAATATTGCTCCCGTTTATCCTTGTGTATGCAAGTACAATTTTTGCGAATGAATATAGCTGGGGAACATATAAATTTTTAACGATACGACCAGCGAGTCGCTTTAAAATTTTGACAGCTAAATTTTTAGCAATCGTGATATTTGCAGCGTTATTGTTTATATTTAATATGATTTTTTCCATTTTATGTGGACTTGTTATTTATAAATTCCAGCAGCCTGCATGGAGCGAGTTTATTTTCCAAGATGGAAATATTATAAAACAAAATATTTTTGTAGAAGCTAGTAAGTATTATATTTTATCGTGGTTGCCGACGATTGTGTACGCAGCGTTTGCATTTATGATTTCTGTGTTAACAAGATCTAGCGGAGGCGCGATTGGTATTTCACTATTTCTTGCTTTATCAGGAAATATTGCATTACTAGCAGCAACTAGATATGATTGGGCGAAATATTTATTGCCAGCAAACACAGATTTATACAGTATTTCAAAGAATGGAAGTTTTATTGATGGAGTAACGTTCCCGTTTGCCTCATGTATGTTATTACTGTATTTATTTGTATTTTTAAGCATTTCTTATACAGTATTTTTAAAACGTGATTTAACCTAA
- a CDS encoding ABC transporter ATP-binding protein codes for MTKEQSIVKVERLTKRIGSKTLVENISFEVKKGEVVGLLGPNGAGKTTLMRMMVGMIRMTEGEVWIDGQSVKQQFESTASKIGAVIETPEFYPFLSGYENLTYFGRMNGNVTEERIDEVVKLLGMGQVIDRKVKAYSLGMRQRLGIAQALIHDPDVLILDEPTNGLDPSGIHEMRMYIKKIAHEQGKAVLVSSHLLSEVELMCDRVIIIQHGEYVATQNIQHNQSEEMETIRIRVDDANKAAEILEQDVLIKGNDLLINVKDEEIPNVIRTLLEKNIQVYRVYEERKTLEEQFLELTGGKDIV; via the coding sequence ATGACAAAAGAACAATCAATTGTAAAAGTTGAGCGGTTAACGAAGCGAATCGGTTCAAAGACACTTGTAGAAAATATTAGTTTCGAAGTTAAAAAAGGTGAAGTGGTTGGTTTGCTCGGACCAAATGGTGCTGGAAAAACGACTTTAATGAGAATGATGGTCGGCATGATTCGCATGACAGAGGGCGAAGTTTGGATTGACGGTCAATCTGTCAAACAGCAATTTGAAAGTACTGCCTCGAAAATTGGAGCAGTAATTGAGACACCGGAATTTTATCCGTTTTTGAGCGGCTATGAGAATTTAACATATTTTGGACGCATGAATGGTAACGTGACAGAAGAACGTATCGATGAAGTAGTGAAATTGCTAGGGATGGGACAAGTAATCGATCGCAAAGTAAAAGCATATTCACTCGGCATGAGACAACGTTTAGGAATTGCTCAGGCGCTTATTCATGATCCAGATGTGTTGATATTAGATGAACCAACGAATGGATTAGACCCTAGTGGAATACATGAAATGAGAATGTACATAAAGAAAATTGCACATGAACAAGGGAAAGCGGTACTTGTATCTAGTCACTTACTTTCAGAAGTTGAATTAATGTGTGACAGAGTTATCATTATTCAGCACGGAGAATATGTGGCGACGCAAAATATTCAGCATAATCAAAGCGAAGAGATGGAGACAATTCGTATACGAGTAGATGATGCGAATAAAGCGGCAGAAATATTAGAACAAGATGTTTTAATAAAAGGTAATGATCTACTTATTAATGTAAAAGATGAAGAAATCCCAAATGTTATTCGTACATTGCTTGAGAAAAATATTCAAGTGTATCGTGTATATGAAGAAAGAAAAACGTTAGAAGAGCAATTTTTAGAATTAACAGGGGGAAAAGATATTGTTTAA
- a CDS encoding ABC transporter permease: protein MSLCRLVRKNIRTFAAKRMKQFMWIAMSTMVLFFMISLQFNKGAIGELGTTLLFQMCFYTLFIVFIFICIFTTYKITFSLLQVRKEEMKSYVTENRKKNEVLCLLCQEQLFIYGAAFVFGLVNGMLFLKLFTIIFMKIAGIQGINSAPITIYAIVVVSIIMIVIFLLSMLQCFRFIQSLQDKNSFHFKEKA, encoded by the coding sequence ATGTCTTTATGTCGGTTAGTGAGAAAAAATATAAGAACATTTGCTGCCAAAAGGATGAAGCAATTTATGTGGATTGCTATGAGTACTATGGTTTTGTTTTTTATGATATCGCTCCAGTTTAATAAAGGAGCTATTGGGGAATTAGGGACTACACTTTTATTTCAAATGTGTTTTTACACGCTGTTTATTGTATTCATTTTTATATGTATTTTTACTACATATAAAATAACGTTTTCTCTTCTGCAAGTGAGGAAAGAGGAAATGAAATCTTATGTAACAGAGAATAGGAAGAAAAATGAAGTACTATGTTTATTATGTCAGGAGCAATTATTTATTTATGGAGCAGCGTTTGTTTTTGGATTAGTTAATGGGATGTTATTTTTGAAATTATTTACGATTATCTTTATGAAAATAGCAGGAATACAAGGGATAAATAGTGCACCGATTACAATATATGCAATAGTAGTTGTTAGTATAATTATGATTGTTATCTTCCTATTATCGATGTTGCAATGTTTTCGATTTATTCAAAGTTTACAAGATAAAAATTCATTTCATTTCAAGGAAAAGGCATGA
- a CDS encoding histidine kinase, with product MRIKLLSTLFLLFLTSCSPLKNNEVAIVEPYKLTEEQSSILQMTPFPEGNSMFYNVTLKNEKDEIHATIDYYQNGKKTNEIVNIATSHFQKKKVKLSFLPPQSQIDKDLQMQNHWYVNIEGSSMLAPEEAPPSINSSATTTIQSSINVKYNQKTTLVAIIKTNKETVRVPMLEEKTAIEQLLQENEHVYLFSIELKKEH from the coding sequence ATGCGTATAAAGTTACTATCAACCTTGTTTTTACTATTTCTCACCAGTTGTAGCCCACTTAAAAACAATGAAGTTGCCATTGTTGAGCCATACAAATTAACAGAAGAGCAATCCTCTATTTTACAAATGACTCCTTTTCCAGAAGGCAACAGCATGTTTTATAACGTTACACTTAAAAATGAAAAAGATGAAATACATGCTACGATTGATTATTATCAAAATGGTAAAAAAACAAACGAAATTGTGAATATAGCTACCTCACATTTTCAAAAAAAGAAAGTAAAGCTTTCTTTTTTACCACCTCAATCCCAAATCGATAAAGATTTACAAATGCAAAATCATTGGTATGTTAATATTGAAGGTAGTTCCATGCTCGCTCCTGAAGAAGCACCTCCAAGTATAAATAGCTCTGCAACTACTACTATTCAATCTTCTATAAATGTAAAATACAATCAAAAAACGACTTTAGTGGCTATAATAAAAACAAATAAAGAAACCGTAAGAGTTCCAATGCTTGAGGAAAAAACCGCTATTGAACAACTATTACAAGAAAATGAACATGTTTATCTCTTTAGTATAGAGCTAAAAAAAGAACACTAA
- the alsR gene encoding acetoin biosynthesis transcriptional regulator AlsR codes for MELRHLQYFVVVAEELHFGRAAARLQMTQPPLSQQIQQLEKEMGVMLFSRTKRKVELTEAGEMFLKEVKKAFEQIEKAVEVAQSAQRGEVGSLSIGFVGAAIYDILPSIVREYRKKFPRVSVALHELSTPDQVHALHDNRIDIGFLRPPIPTQLLELEPIQKLSCTLCLPKAHPLAEKDEIHIEDLRDEPFVFITRPVWPALYDTILSLCRDVGFSPHIVQEATEYQTVMGLVAAGIGITVIPVSANKLYKTEVVYKELCDSNFVAEMSVAYKKMNTNPELLEFLKIAREKKRIEVEDDIN; via the coding sequence ATGGAATTACGGCATTTGCAATATTTTGTTGTAGTGGCAGAGGAGTTACACTTTGGACGAGCAGCTGCTCGTTTACAAATGACACAACCACCGCTTAGTCAACAAATTCAGCAATTAGAAAAAGAAATGGGAGTTATGTTATTTTCAAGAACAAAGAGAAAAGTTGAATTAACAGAAGCAGGAGAAATGTTTTTAAAAGAAGTAAAAAAAGCGTTTGAACAAATTGAAAAAGCAGTAGAAGTCGCACAAAGTGCGCAAAGGGGAGAAGTTGGATCACTTTCAATTGGTTTTGTAGGTGCGGCGATATATGATATTTTACCGTCAATCGTCAGGGAGTATAGAAAGAAATTTCCGAGAGTGTCTGTTGCATTACATGAATTGTCAACACCGGATCAGGTGCATGCACTTCATGATAATCGAATTGATATTGGATTTTTACGTCCGCCAATTCCAACGCAATTACTTGAGTTAGAACCAATTCAAAAACTTTCGTGTACGTTATGTTTACCGAAGGCGCATCCACTTGCTGAAAAGGACGAAATACATATCGAAGATTTAAGGGATGAACCGTTCGTATTTATTACGAGACCAGTATGGCCAGCGTTATATGATACAATTTTATCGCTTTGCCGCGATGTCGGTTTTAGTCCGCATATTGTACAAGAAGCAACGGAATATCAAACAGTTATGGGACTTGTAGCGGCAGGAATTGGAATTACGGTAATACCTGTATCGGCAAATAAATTGTATAAAACAGAGGTCGTATATAAAGAGTTATGTGATTCTAATTTCGTTGCAGAAATGTCAGTGGCTTACAAAAAAATGAATACTAACCCAGAACTTTTAGAGTTTTTGAAAATTGCAAGAGAGAAGAAAAGAATAGAAGTTGAGGACGATATTAATTAA
- a CDS encoding CidA/LrgA family holin-like protein gives MKWWKLSGQILLLFCFAWTGEWIAKQAHLPVPGSIIGIFLLLISLKFNIVKKEWIQDGADFLLKELILFFIPSAVAVIRYKDTLSQYGIDLILTIVISTLCVTLVTGLLTELLLKRKGSVQ, from the coding sequence ATGAAATGGTGGAAGTTAAGCGGACAAATATTATTATTATTTTGTTTCGCTTGGACAGGTGAATGGATTGCAAAACAGGCACACCTCCCGGTTCCAGGAAGTATAATCGGTATTTTTCTATTATTAATCTCATTAAAATTTAACATAGTGAAAAAAGAATGGATACAAGACGGTGCAGACTTTTTATTAAAAGAACTTATTTTATTTTTCATCCCTTCTGCAGTCGCTGTCATTCGTTACAAAGATACATTATCACAATATGGAATCGATCTCATTTTAACTATCGTGATTAGTACACTTTGTGTCACTCTCGTAACAGGACTTTTAACAGAATTGCTACTAAAGCGGAAAGGATCCGTGCAATGA
- a CDS encoding LrgB family protein translates to MIGFLCLLLTLFTYWISKKMYQRWNWSLLSPLLVCPIILIALLLGLDTPYETYETGGQWLTELLKPATVAFAWPIYKYFDLLKKHGIAILLNVIVGSFLSVITSALLANYFQIDSSLEHSLAPHIVTTPIAMAISEMIGGMSQLTAVFVVLTALTGALLGPSLIRICRIKTALAKGIMLGTSANGTGTSKAFEIGPVEGTIASLSMLLTAGASLVIVPLFLSWIH, encoded by the coding sequence ATGATCGGCTTTCTTTGTTTGCTATTAACACTATTCACATATTGGATATCGAAGAAAATGTATCAACGCTGGAATTGGAGCTTACTTTCTCCTCTTCTAGTCTGCCCTATTATTTTAATTGCTTTATTGCTCGGACTAGACACACCTTATGAAACATATGAAACAGGTGGTCAATGGTTAACAGAATTATTAAAGCCTGCAACAGTTGCTTTTGCATGGCCAATCTATAAATACTTTGATTTACTCAAGAAACATGGAATAGCTATCTTACTTAATGTCATTGTCGGTTCGTTTTTATCAGTTATTACTTCAGCACTACTAGCAAATTATTTTCAAATTGATTCATCGTTAGAACATAGTTTAGCGCCTCATATTGTAACGACACCAATTGCAATGGCCATTTCAGAAATGATTGGTGGTATGTCACAATTAACAGCTGTATTTGTTGTTTTAACTGCATTAACAGGAGCATTGCTCGGTCCTTCTCTCATACGTATATGTCGTATTAAAACAGCGCTCGCAAAAGGCATTATGTTAGGCACGAGCGCAAATGGCACGGGTACATCAAAAGCATTTGAAATCGGTCCTGTAGAAGGAACAATCGCCAGTTTATCCATGCTTTTAACAGCAGGAGCTAGTTTAGTTATCGTTCCGCTTTTCTTATCGTGGATACATTAA
- a CDS encoding NUDIX hydrolase has protein sequence MDRWIGAAAICVNERNEVLMVLQGQKGEEKRWSIPSGGLEKGETLEKCCIREVWEETGYNVEVINKIYEKEGITYGIPVYVHYYFVEKVGGNMKIQDPDELIHEIAWKGIHEVETLSLAFPEDYELICQYINKKASI, from the coding sequence ATGGATAGGTGGATAGGTGCAGCAGCTATATGTGTAAATGAAAGAAATGAAGTCTTAATGGTATTGCAAGGACAAAAGGGAGAAGAAAAAAGGTGGTCTATCCCAAGTGGAGGACTTGAAAAAGGAGAAACATTAGAAAAATGTTGTATCCGAGAAGTTTGGGAAGAAACAGGCTACAATGTGGAAGTTATAAATAAAATATACGAAAAAGAAGGTATTACATATGGAATTCCCGTGTATGTTCATTATTACTTTGTAGAAAAAGTAGGCGGTAATATGAAAATACAAGATCCTGATGAGTTAATACATGAAATTGCTTGGAAAGGAATACATGAAGTTGAAACATTATCATTAGCGTTTCCGGAGGATTACGAGTTAATATGCCAATATATAAATAAAAAAGCAAGTATTTAA
- a CDS encoding DUF3903 domain-containing protein — MISKYVVECVFCEENRKPRQAIVTVPATTQLLAIEKVRMECKRRFGKALLLQTEIKEEIVFEQKES; from the coding sequence ATGATTTCTAAATATGTTGTGGAATGTGTCTTTTGTGAAGAAAATCGAAAACCTCGTCAAGCTATCGTCACAGTTCCCGCCACTACTCAGCTACTAGCCATTGAAAAAGTGCGTATGGAATGTAAACGTCGTTTCGGAAAAGCTTTATTATTACAAACAGAAATTAAAGAAGAAATAGTTTTTGAACAAAAAGAAAGCTGA
- a CDS encoding sulfite exporter TauE/SafE family protein, with amino-acid sequence MQGGIWWIIGLLEGEFVAIIITMLVMGVLLGFVGAGGAGFIIAILTLVFHIPIHVALATSLTAMAFTTLSGGISHYREGNVVFTIGGIVGGCGALGSYIGSKIGSLIPPHLLHWFTAGMLFLSAIFMFIKLIKFQNREELLLAEIKDFSKENIMKCICLGLVTGIMAGSFGIGSAPFIQLGLMVLLGLTIQQSVGTTMLVILPIAIGGGLGYSSEGYLDYILLLQVLIGTMLGAYIGAKFTNYAPRMLLKVSMIMTPVLAGCMLLIE; translated from the coding sequence ATGCAAGGAGGAATATGGTGGATAATTGGATTACTGGAGGGAGAGTTTGTGGCAATTATTATAACGATGTTAGTAATGGGGGTTTTATTAGGGTTTGTTGGAGCAGGGGGAGCTGGTTTTATTATCGCAATACTCACTTTAGTATTCCACATTCCTATTCATGTTGCGCTTGCAACGTCTTTAACTGCCATGGCATTTACGACATTATCTGGGGGTATAAGTCATTATCGCGAAGGAAATGTTGTATTTACTATAGGCGGGATTGTTGGTGGATGTGGAGCACTGGGTTCTTATATCGGTTCAAAAATTGGTTCACTTATACCACCGCATCTTCTTCATTGGTTTACAGCTGGGATGTTATTTTTATCTGCAATTTTTATGTTTATTAAATTAATTAAGTTTCAAAATAGGGAAGAATTGCTTTTAGCAGAAATTAAAGATTTTTCGAAAGAAAACATAATGAAATGTATATGTCTTGGATTAGTCACTGGAATTATGGCTGGTTCATTTGGGATTGGTTCGGCACCATTTATTCAACTTGGATTAATGGTTCTATTAGGATTAACGATTCAGCAATCTGTAGGAACAACAATGCTTGTTATATTACCGATTGCGATTGGAGGTGGGCTGGGATATAGTTCAGAAGGGTATTTAGATTATATATTGTTATTGCAAGTATTAATTGGGACGATGTTAGGAGCATATATCGGGGCGAAGTTTACAAATTATGCACCACGTATGCTTTTGAAGGTTTCAATGATTATGACACCAGTTTTAGCGGGATGTATGTTATTGATAGAATGA
- a CDS encoding BC1881 family protein, with product MKAIPTDVLSKELMEREGVISITVKEFEKIEVAGVVVAGPAIILINQD from the coding sequence GTGAAAGCTATACCGACTGATGTCCTGAGTAAAGAGCTGATGGAAAGAGAAGGGGTTATATCTATTACAGTAAAGGAATTTGAAAAGATAGAAGTAGCTGGAGTAGTAGTCGCTGGTCCTGCGATTATTTTGATTAATCAAGATTAA
- a CDS encoding S-layer homology domain-containing protein has product MKKRFYNVLAASIVLSMVTIPNYSYANELEKTVTFSPDEQALKSIENHMKDEDGRGEDKGVRNEVQGEFLVHIVKEVPLYDSSNFQKEIGVRISNQVVKAEKRKGNAYYVRTSSGTGWIQNSEGNVEVKEIHSLLSEKLVVNEETATYSKPFASYKEENVLEPQTIQAIGQAGEWFQVKVNNEIKWIYSPSAKFEGTKASLIQDITPTRTKRAAVMYAAPTEEKTTNIYGVTLKEMIVPKGNENIRPGYAMKPKYITIHETDNYSVGANARNHAIYLYNQATGTEDRSASWHFTVDDKEIYQHLPLNENAWHAGDGAEGTGNRESIAIEIAVNEDGDYNKAVENARKLAAYLMGELHIPLENVKKHQFWSGKNCPAIMIKNNAWEPFLQGTKVYYDANHKDDITGGWYEADIRELDKRGIMVGDGKGSYWPERLVTRGEFANLISRSLQLPEGSSNFNDLNTAHPSLIDGINRAASAGIISGRGNGTFAPNDTIKRDEAVIMIDRALQYKKIKGNLVPLPFSDQDLAYDKQAVQRVYGLGIVKGNENNEFMPKGSATRGESAAFINRMLKVIESK; this is encoded by the coding sequence ATGAAAAAAAGATTTTATAATGTTCTAGCTGCATCAATTGTATTAAGTATGGTAACGATTCCAAATTATTCCTATGCTAACGAACTTGAAAAAACTGTTACATTTTCACCTGATGAACAAGCTTTAAAAAGTATTGAAAACCATATGAAAGATGAAGATGGTCGAGGAGAAGATAAAGGAGTAAGAAATGAAGTGCAAGGTGAGTTTCTTGTACATATAGTTAAAGAAGTACCTTTATATGATTCTAGTAATTTTCAAAAAGAGATCGGGGTTCGTATTTCGAATCAAGTCGTAAAAGCTGAGAAAAGAAAAGGAAACGCTTACTATGTTCGAACTTCATCTGGAACTGGGTGGATACAAAATAGTGAGGGGAATGTAGAGGTTAAAGAAATTCACTCGTTATTAAGTGAAAAGTTAGTAGTTAATGAAGAAACCGCTACATATTCTAAACCATTTGCTTCATACAAAGAAGAAAATGTACTGGAGCCACAAACTATCCAAGCAATTGGACAGGCGGGAGAATGGTTCCAAGTAAAAGTAAATAATGAGATAAAATGGATTTATTCACCTTCAGCAAAATTTGAAGGAACAAAGGCTTCACTTATTCAAGATATAACACCAACACGTACAAAACGTGCCGCAGTTATGTATGCCGCACCAACAGAAGAGAAAACAACGAATATTTATGGTGTAACTTTAAAAGAAATGATTGTACCAAAAGGAAATGAAAATATTCGTCCAGGTTATGCGATGAAGCCAAAGTATATTACGATTCATGAGACGGATAATTACAGTGTTGGGGCAAATGCTAGAAACCATGCAATATATTTATATAACCAAGCAACGGGAACGGAAGATCGTTCAGCGTCTTGGCACTTTACGGTAGACGATAAAGAGATTTATCAGCATCTACCACTTAATGAAAATGCTTGGCATGCTGGAGATGGAGCAGAAGGAACTGGAAATCGAGAATCCATTGCGATTGAAATTGCTGTAAATGAAGATGGTGATTATAATAAAGCTGTTGAAAATGCTCGTAAACTAGCAGCTTATTTAATGGGGGAATTACATATTCCTTTAGAAAATGTGAAGAAGCATCAATTTTGGAGTGGTAAAAATTGTCCAGCCATTATGATTAAAAACAATGCGTGGGAACCATTCTTACAAGGAACAAAAGTTTATTATGATGCGAACCATAAAGATGATATAACGGGTGGTTGGTACGAAGCAGACATTCGTGAATTAGATAAACGTGGTATTATGGTTGGGGATGGGAAAGGTTCTTATTGGCCAGAGCGTCTTGTAACACGTGGTGAATTTGCGAATTTAATTTCAAGATCATTGCAGTTACCTGAAGGGTCATCGAATTTTAATGATTTAAATACAGCACATCCATCACTAATAGATGGTATTAATCGTGCAGCAAGTGCCGGAATAATAAGTGGTAGAGGAAATGGGACATTTGCTCCAAATGATACGATTAAACGAGATGAAGCTGTTATCATGATTGACCGTGCACTGCAATATAAAAAAATTAAAGGTAACTTAGTTCCATTACCATTCTCGGATCAAGATTTAGCATATGATAAACAAGCTGTACAACGTGTTTATGGATTAGGTATTGTAAAAGGAAATGAAAATAATGAATTTATGCCGAAAGGTTCTGCAACGCGTGGAGAATCAGCAGCATTTATTAATAGAATGTTAAAAGTAATTGAAAGTAAATAA